In Dromiciops gliroides isolate mDroGli1 chromosome 5, mDroGli1.pri, whole genome shotgun sequence, the following are encoded in one genomic region:
- the LOC122729111 gene encoding thioredoxin domain-containing protein 9-like gives MEAQASVDMFAKVLENQLLQTTNIVEQKLDAEIQKLDQMDEDDLESLKEKRLEALKKAQQQKQEWLSKGHGEYREIPSERDFFQEVKESKKVVCHFYRDSIFRCKILDKHLAILSKKHLETKFLKLNVEKAPFLCEKLRIKVIPTLALVKDGKTQDYIVGFTDLGNTDDFTTETLEWRLGCSDILNYSGNLMEPPFQTQKKFGSNFTKLEKKTIRGKIYDSDSDDD, from the coding sequence ATGGAAGCTCAAGCATCTGTTGACATGTTTGCTAAAGTCCTGGAGAATCAGTTGCTTCAGACAACCAATATTGTGGAACAGAAGCTGGATGCTGAGATACAAAAACTGGATCAGATGGATGAAGATGACTTGGAGAGCCTCAAAGAAAAGAGACTTGAAGCACTAAAGAAAGCACAACAGCAGAAACAAGAATGGCTTTCAAAAGGACAtggtgaatacagagaaatacCTAGTGAAAGAGACTTTTTTCAGGAAGTCAAGGAAAGTaaaaaagtggtttgccatttctacaGAGATTCCATATTCAGATGTAAAATACTAGATAAACATTTGGCAATATTGTCCAAGAAACATTTGGAGACCAAATTCTTGAAGCTCAATGTGGAGAAAGCACCTTTCCTGTGTGAAAAACTGCGTATCAAAGTTATTCCCACCCTAGCTCTAGTGAAAGATGGAAAAACGCAAGATTATATAGTAGGTTTTACCGATCTAGGAAATACAGATGACTTCACCACAGAAACTTTAGAATGGAGACTTGGTTGTTCTGATATTCTTAATTACAGTGGAAATTTGATGGAGCCCCCATTTCAAACCCAAAAGAAATTTGGAAGCAACTTcacaaaactggaaaagaaaaccaTCCGAGGAAAAATATATGATTCTGACTCTGATGATGACTAG